The Candidatus Liberimonas magnetica genome window below encodes:
- a CDS encoding Smr/MutS family protein, with protein sequence MSKLKLDLHPIYNNGDRLESELNGILHEAIDKKIRTVEIIPGKGSGELKKKVLHFLNQKDIRQLYHRYAIDNKNFGRIFVHFKF encoded by the coding sequence ATGTCTAAATTGAAGCTTGACCTTCACCCGATATACAATAACGGCGACAGACTAGAATCGGAACTTAACGGAATCCTGCATGAAGCCATAGACAAGAAAATCCGCACAGTTGAGATAATCCCGGGAAAGGGCAGCGGGGAATTAAAGAAAAAGGTTTTACATTTTTTGAATCAAAAAGATATAAGACAGCTTTATCATAGGTATGCTATCGATAATAAAAATTTCGGCAGGATCTTTGTACACTTTAAATTTTGA
- a CDS encoding PBP1A family penicillin-binding protein has translation MKNFINKLSPKKIAFIVISLAFIFSSTAYIRYIIKDLPSIYSLEDYTPDLVTKIYDINGQPVTELFTERRALIPLKDIPIDLQNALLSIEDDKFFHHWGISLKGILRAAVNNIIKRKVAQGGSTITQQLAKIVFLTPERTFSRKLKELILTLQLEYHFTKSEILQLYLNQIYFGSGGYGAKAAAKVYFNKEISDLNLAECALLSGLVRAPNYYSPFKNYERALQRRSVVLKRMKDLKQITEEQEKAANEYPLINNRIPNSPAIAPYFVEYIRVLLEPKYGKLLYSGGLSIYTTLDIKAQLAAEEATSKYLAQFDQERLEQFILKKSTPVKVQCALLAIDPKTGGIRALVGGRNFRESQFNRALQAKRQPGSVFKPIIYTAALENGFTPTSIIDDSPLVYVNDGRNWRLVSRTTDYLATLPEEQVKDPMKVWSPANYKYKYNGKVTLRRALERSMNMCSIQILDTIGPNRAIGYARRLGITSPLTNTLSLALGSSEVTLLEITRAISVFANNGVLTEPYAIVRVEDNQGKVLEENIPQEREALSVQTCFIMTHLMEGVIQNGTGQAAKWIRRPAAGKTGTTNDFSDAWFLGFTPQLVAGVWVGYDDKSITLGEKNSGGKVAAPIWAEFIYGALKDKPVLDFKTPDSGIVFSLVEPKTGLLALTKTPGAYLEAYLKGTEPKDYYYQKEMESLYNRKELEEEQEEVPVLNSQSGKVESNASALPSETGTSLQPAQTVQEKEEEPTD, from the coding sequence ATGAAAAACTTTATCAATAAACTGAGCCCAAAAAAAATAGCTTTTATAGTAATCTCTCTGGCTTTTATTTTTAGCTCAACTGCCTATATAAGGTATATTATAAAGGACCTCCCGTCCATTTATTCCCTTGAAGATTATACGCCTGACCTCGTTACGAAAATCTATGACATCAACGGCCAGCCGGTAACTGAGCTTTTTACGGAAAGAAGAGCGCTTATACCGCTCAAAGACATACCTATAGACCTCCAGAATGCACTGCTGTCCATAGAAGACGATAAGTTTTTTCACCACTGGGGTATTTCTTTAAAAGGCATTTTGCGTGCCGCAGTAAATAACATAATAAAACGAAAGGTCGCCCAGGGCGGCTCAACTATCACTCAGCAGCTTGCAAAGATAGTTTTCCTCACCCCGGAAAGGACGTTTTCCCGTAAACTTAAAGAATTGATCTTGACCCTGCAGTTAGAGTATCACTTTACCAAATCAGAAATATTACAGTTATATTTAAATCAGATATATTTCGGCTCCGGAGGCTACGGCGCAAAAGCAGCCGCAAAAGTTTACTTTAACAAGGAAATATCAGATTTAAACCTTGCGGAATGCGCCCTTCTATCCGGGCTTGTAAGGGCTCCGAATTATTATTCACCTTTTAAAAACTATGAAAGGGCTTTGCAGAGAAGGTCTGTCGTGCTAAAAAGAATGAAAGACCTAAAACAAATTACCGAAGAACAGGAAAAAGCCGCGAACGAATACCCGTTGATAAACAACAGGATACCTAATTCACCGGCTATAGCGCCCTATTTCGTGGAATATATCAGGGTGCTCCTGGAACCCAAGTACGGGAAACTGCTTTACAGCGGCGGTTTGTCCATTTATACGACCCTTGACATAAAAGCTCAGCTTGCGGCTGAAGAAGCAACCTCAAAATATTTAGCACAGTTTGACCAGGAAAGGCTCGAACAATTTATCTTAAAAAAATCCACTCCAGTAAAGGTCCAATGTGCTCTTCTTGCAATAGACCCAAAAACAGGCGGGATCAGGGCCCTTGTAGGCGGCCGTAATTTCAGGGAATCTCAATTTAACAGAGCCCTTCAGGCAAAAAGACAGCCCGGGTCTGTATTTAAACCCATTATTTACACCGCAGCCTTGGAAAACGGTTTTACCCCTACTTCGATCATAGATGACTCTCCTTTAGTTTATGTAAACGACGGCAGGAACTGGAGGCTGGTTTCACGCACTACGGATTATCTTGCAACCCTGCCAGAAGAACAGGTTAAAGACCCTATGAAAGTCTGGTCACCTGCGAACTATAAATACAAATATAACGGAAAAGTCACTTTACGCCGTGCTCTTGAAAGGTCTATGAACATGTGTTCTATACAAATACTTGATACGATAGGCCCAAACAGGGCCATAGGCTATGCAAGGCGGCTTGGGATCACAAGCCCGCTGACGAACACTCTTTCACTCGCGTTAGGTTCAAGCGAAGTAACGCTTTTGGAAATAACCAGGGCCATAAGCGTTTTTGCGAACAACGGAGTTCTCACGGAGCCGTATGCCATAGTGCGCGTAGAAGATAACCAGGGCAAAGTCCTTGAAGAAAACATACCGCAGGAAAGAGAAGCTCTTTCCGTGCAAACATGTTTTATTATGACGCATTTGATGGAAGGCGTCATACAGAACGGTACGGGACAGGCGGCAAAATGGATAAGGCGGCCGGCGGCCGGAAAAACAGGCACAACAAATGATTTTTCTGATGCCTGGTTTCTGGGATTTACGCCTCAATTAGTGGCAGGAGTATGGGTAGGTTATGATGATAAAAGTATAACCCTGGGAGAAAAAAACAGCGGCGGCAAGGTCGCAGCCCCTATCTGGGCAGAATTCATATACGGTGCGCTGAAAGACAAGCCCGTGCTTGATTTTAAGACGCCTGACAGCGGGATCGTTTTCTCGCTAGTAGAACCAAAAACAGGGCTTCTTGCGTTAACTAAAACACCCGGGGCATACCTTGAGGCATACCTTAAAGGCACTGAACCAAAGGATTATTATTATCAAAAAGAAATGGAATCGCTTTACAACAGGAAAGAACTTGAAGAGGAGCAGGAAGAAGTGCCGGTCTTAAACTCTCAAAGCGGTAAAGTTGAAAGTAATGCCTCAGCCCTACCTTCAGAAACCGGAACATCCTTGCAGCCTGCACAAACTGTCCAGGAGAAAGAAGAAGAGCCGACCGATTAG
- a CDS encoding tetratricopeptide repeat protein, protein METGIKMIPRLNIPLNSSTLSISILLVNIVIIYHLSNHDLMITINKEQGEGRIEHAVEICKKALTAHPDDFGLAVMLGEMYSKQGKYKDAFNELEKALKMRPRNVWALKVYGNVYAGMKDYDRAMDYYNKALKENIDEKATAWVYHDLAQLYLMKGDKKNALRCEKMALGLAPDNKAIKSQVSEMGK, encoded by the coding sequence ATGGAAACAGGCATAAAGATGATCCCGCGGCTTAACATACCTTTAAACAGCAGTACACTGAGTATTTCTATTCTGCTTGTTAATATTGTGATTATTTATCATTTAAGTAATCACGATTTAATGATAACAATAAATAAAGAGCAGGGTGAAGGCAGGATAGAGCATGCGGTAGAAATATGTAAGAAAGCGCTAACAGCTCATCCCGATGATTTTGGGCTGGCTGTAATGTTGGGAGAAATGTATTCTAAACAAGGTAAATATAAGGACGCATTCAATGAATTAGAAAAAGCCTTAAAGATGAGGCCTCGCAATGTCTGGGCATTAAAAGTATACGGGAATGTTTATGCTGGCATGAAAGATTATGACAGGGCAATGGATTATTATAACAAAGCCTTGAAAGAAAATATAGATGAAAAGGCGACAGCCTGGGTATATCATGACCTGGCGCAGCTGTATTTAATGAAAGGCGATAAAAAAAATGCGCTTAGATGCGAAAAGATGGCGTTAGGCTTAGCGCCTGATAATAAAGCCATAAAAAGCCAGGTCAGTGAAATGGGAAAATAA
- a CDS encoding B12-binding domain-containing radical SAM protein, producing MKILLVNPPNNLKKVIGAGTFFVPAIEPLGLLYIATVCKNAGYEIYVVDAYAENLDKDNLTKRIEQIAPDIIGFTSFTSNGGFLYEYGKYLKTNFPESFIIFGNTHASVYAEQYLKNGCCDAVVHGDGEFVFLDLIKYKEGEKRLEAIGSVSILNKGKYITASRPSVIKDLSCIPIPDRSLVKSDLYSLGKVSNMRLAREPKGKTSKHMFTSRGCYNNCHYCTVNYGGVIRYNTVENSISEMEELMNRYNAGYIFFMDSLFTSKKERVIEICKEIKKRNLKFRWGCEAGISSGIDEELIENMESAGCTDMNFGIESGVQRLLNCVNKNIKLEEVKKIIELVKKRSKINASGLFILGLPGERYEDSLETIRFAKALPLDMAQFSILTPYPGSPLFNDLARKGEIDTGIKKDGSIDVSVWERYSLYISYTKKIPIWTTKEQTGEGLKYLQKKALRSFYLRPRTFWKQLKRIDMIDIFKITKVFISTFLAK from the coding sequence ATGAAAATACTTCTTGTCAATCCTCCGAATAATCTAAAAAAAGTTATAGGTGCCGGAACGTTTTTTGTCCCGGCTATAGAACCTTTAGGTTTATTATATATTGCAACCGTATGCAAGAATGCAGGGTATGAAATTTATGTTGTTGATGCCTATGCTGAAAATCTGGATAAAGATAATCTTACCAAAAGGATAGAACAAATAGCTCCGGATATAATAGGGTTTACTTCCTTTACATCCAACGGCGGGTTCCTCTATGAATACGGTAAATACTTAAAAACAAATTTTCCTGAATCCTTTATTATATTCGGAAATACGCATGCAAGTGTTTATGCAGAGCAGTATCTGAAAAACGGTTGTTGTGATGCAGTAGTCCATGGTGACGGTGAATTCGTATTCTTAGACCTGATCAAATATAAGGAAGGGGAAAAAAGGTTGGAAGCTATTGGTTCAGTTTCAATCCTAAATAAGGGCAAATATATAACTGCTTCAAGGCCTAGTGTGATAAAAGACCTGTCCTGTATTCCTATACCGGATAGGAGTCTTGTAAAAAGCGATCTCTACAGCCTGGGCAAAGTATCAAATATGAGGTTAGCCAGAGAGCCTAAGGGAAAGACCTCTAAGCATATGTTCACTTCCCGCGGGTGCTATAATAATTGTCATTACTGTACTGTGAACTATGGCGGTGTAATACGGTATAATACTGTTGAAAACTCTATTAGTGAAATGGAAGAATTGATGAATAGATATAATGCCGGTTATATTTTTTTTATGGATTCATTGTTTACTTCGAAAAAAGAAAGGGTGATCGAAATATGCAAGGAAATAAAAAAGAGGAATTTGAAGTTTAGGTGGGGTTGTGAAGCAGGCATAAGCTCAGGTATTGATGAAGAGTTAATCGAGAATATGGAAAGTGCCGGGTGCACTGACATGAATTTTGGCATAGAATCCGGCGTGCAAAGACTGCTAAACTGTGTAAATAAAAATATTAAACTTGAAGAAGTTAAGAAAATCATTGAATTGGTAAAAAAACGTTCAAAAATAAATGCTTCAGGTTTGTTCATTCTGGGTTTGCCCGGGGAAAGATATGAAGATTCCTTGGAAACGATTAGATTTGCAAAGGCCTTGCCTTTAGACATGGCGCAGTTCAGTATATTGACCCCATATCCCGGTTCTCCGCTTTTCAATGACCTGGCACGGAAAGGTGAAATTGATACAGGAATAAAAAAAGACGGGAGTATTGATGTTTCTGTCTGGGAAAGGTATTCGCTTTATATATCATATACTAAAAAAATCCCTATTTGGACTACAAAAGAGCAAACCGGGGAAGGCTTAAAATATCTTCAAAAAAAAGCCCTGAGAAGTTTCTATCTGCGGCCGCGTACATTCTGGAAACAGCTAAAAAGAATTGATATGATAGATATCTTTAAGATAACAAAAGTATTTATAAGCACTTTCTTGGCAAAGTAA
- a CDS encoding radical SAM protein, giving the protein MNEKCKMAISWLETGKRFLAKDYIKAIKAFKKTVKENNKNFLEQAHFELGKAYLVLKKYDLAKRHLLEANRLNGSNAQASILLGKAFKFLGDYKRAVKFFGNLLWHKKDEFLPEVYSELGETYLLKKNYDFAKKYLLKAKRLNGSNLFLELFLGKTFKYLGKYEKAVCHLKKAIGFKAAAGCPEKELAEIYDKLGETGLSIKYLERHSRLTDNLTGKNEASAELSRKKIREIQRLNYEGKIKQVLKKARALNKSVSKGCPVLSNIIKSEAEIAKRKIKLSSKVRNLDVVLTNRCNLRCVMCERKDEKKWDLPKKTIKAIEKITPYLERVSWQGGEVFLYKGFEGLLEQFGKCKVKQVVFTNGMLLTKRLMLELIKYNVDMIFSLDGATKKVYENIRCGANFDVLTKKLKLFKDLREKINPNLGVHLNVVVMKKNYRQLNKFVDFAKKYGFTSLAFMPVYCKSELLSERLGIGSGAQIRKYLKKSFEKIGRKAKNCGIKFEQWVLPDNALRKGERPDIKRVVNGQRNPDKNKLFCHIPWLSLFIDLEGRIKPGCFCGHYIGNIKYDNIDKIWNGKRMLSYRKKLLSGNIKDFCNPDCLKRVIPEINLKYVV; this is encoded by the coding sequence ATGAATGAAAAATGTAAAATGGCTATAAGCTGGCTTGAAACAGGCAAGAGGTTTCTTGCAAAAGATTATATAAAAGCGATCAAGGCTTTTAAAAAAACGGTAAAAGAAAACAATAAGAACTTTCTTGAACAGGCGCATTTTGAACTTGGAAAAGCCTATCTGGTTCTCAAAAAATACGATCTGGCAAAGAGGCATCTCTTAGAAGCAAACCGCTTGAACGGGTCAAACGCCCAGGCCTCTATTCTTCTCGGGAAAGCATTTAAATTCCTCGGCGATTATAAAAGAGCGGTCAAATTTTTTGGAAACCTGCTCTGGCATAAAAAAGATGAATTCCTGCCTGAGGTGTATTCCGAGTTAGGCGAAACATACCTGCTTAAAAAAAACTATGATTTTGCAAAAAAGTATCTTTTAAAAGCAAAAAGGTTGAACGGTTCTAATTTGTTCTTAGAACTTTTCCTTGGAAAAACCTTCAAATATTTAGGAAAATATGAAAAGGCTGTTTGTCATTTAAAAAAAGCAATAGGGTTTAAAGCAGCTGCCGGCTGCCCGGAAAAGGAGTTAGCTGAAATATATGATAAGCTTGGAGAAACCGGCCTGTCAATAAAATATTTAGAAAGGCACTCCAGGCTAACTGATAACCTGACCGGGAAAAACGAAGCCAGTGCTGAGCTTAGCAGAAAAAAGATACGGGAAATACAACGGCTTAATTATGAAGGTAAAATAAAACAAGTCCTTAAAAAAGCCAGGGCCCTTAATAAATCTGTTTCTAAGGGTTGCCCGGTTCTCAGTAATATCATCAAATCAGAAGCTGAAATAGCAAAGAGAAAAATTAAATTATCATCAAAAGTAAGGAATTTAGATGTGGTGTTAACCAACAGGTGCAATCTAAGATGCGTAATGTGCGAAAGGAAGGATGAAAAAAAATGGGACTTGCCAAAGAAAACGATAAAAGCTATTGAAAAAATAACCCCTTACCTGGAAAGGGTCTCCTGGCAGGGCGGAGAGGTCTTTTTATACAAGGGTTTTGAGGGCCTGCTTGAGCAGTTCGGAAAATGTAAAGTAAAACAGGTCGTTTTTACGAACGGCATGTTGTTGACGAAACGACTGATGCTTGAGCTGATAAAATATAATGTAGACATGATTTTTTCCCTGGATGGAGCTACGAAAAAAGTGTATGAAAACATAAGGTGCGGGGCAAACTTTGACGTTCTAACAAAGAAATTAAAGTTATTTAAAGATTTAAGAGAAAAAATAAACCCTAATTTAGGGGTGCATCTTAATGTCGTTGTAATGAAAAAGAATTACCGGCAACTTAATAAATTCGTGGATTTTGCAAAAAAATACGGGTTTACTTCTCTGGCTTTTATGCCTGTTTATTGTAAAAGCGAGCTTTTAAGTGAAAGGCTTGGAATAGGTTCCGGTGCCCAGATAAGAAAATATTTAAAAAAGAGTTTTGAAAAAATAGGGAGAAAGGCAAAAAACTGCGGCATAAAATTTGAACAATGGGTCTTGCCGGATAACGCCTTAAGAAAGGGCGAGAGGCCAGATATAAAGAGAGTTGTAAACGGGCAGAGAAACCCGGATAAAAACAAACTTTTTTGCCATATTCCATGGCTATCTTTATTTATTGATTTAGAGGGTAGGATAAAACCGGGTTGTTTCTGCGGGCATTATATCGGGAATATAAAATATGATAATATTGATAAAATATGGAACGGCAAAAGAATGTTAAGTTACAGAAAAAAGCTGCTTTCCGGAAATATTAAAGATTTCTGCAACCCTGATTGCCTCAAGAGGGTTATACCTGAAATAAACCTGAAATATGTTGTTTAA
- a CDS encoding mannose-1-phosphate guanyltransferase: MQAVIMAGGFGTRLRPLSFNIPKPMVPMANSPMLYHIIKLLKSHGFMNNVMMLYYQPEVITGYFGDGSKFGVNIKYLKPEMDLGTAGSVRFAKDSLKEDTFLVISGDLLTDFDLGKAVEFHNKKKALATMVLTRVANPLQYGVVITEEDGKIERFLEKPSWGEVFSDTINTGIYVLDQKVFDFIPKDQPFDFSKDLFPALLKETKKLYGYIAEGYWKDVGTLEEYRLSHYDILDGKIKVALGGHAKKIGDKEIVVGEGTAIDEDVDFDGQVIIGNNCTIEKGAKINRSVIGSGVTIHAGAQIIGSVVWDGVELGRDSKLREAVIGNKTKIGDKAAVQIGTVISDECVIGPGALVRQNIKIWPHKTIEEESIVSTSLVWGEKWNRTLFSAYGITGLGNIEITPEFATKVGAAYGAYLGKGAYVVTSRDAHPASRMIKRTMISGLLSAGVRVGDLRTTPIPVIRYEMGKEGEAGGIHVRQSPFDPRLIDIKFFDSGGGDISIKQEKAIEQLFLREDFKRALLDEVGEITVSPRALEYYKSGFLKAVDKEMIRSADFKVVIDYAYSSASMIFPTILGDLGLEVVALNAHLNPRKITKSVEDFKHSLEQLSTITTTLKADIGFLIDTGAEKVFIVDEKGKVLPDDLSLVAVSELVMRTYKRGNLAVPVHVSGVVDQLAYHHKVKVLRTGTSPRQIVEGAKEKSLVLVGDCSGGFIFPEFEPAFDAMYTIGKILEMLAKAKTSISKLVNEIPPFKVHHKKLSCPWDKKGQTMRYAIEETKGKKSELIDGVKLFSNGGWVLLLPDADEAYFHVWAESGDDEKAKELLREYSEKVKKWQK; encoded by the coding sequence ATGCAAGCAGTGATAATGGCTGGCGGTTTTGGCACGAGGCTCAGGCCTCTAAGTTTTAATATTCCCAAACCCATGGTTCCCATGGCAAACAGCCCGATGCTTTACCATATAATAAAACTATTAAAGTCACATGGTTTTATGAACAACGTTATGATGCTCTATTATCAGCCAGAAGTCATAACAGGTTATTTCGGGGACGGTTCAAAGTTCGGGGTTAATATAAAATATTTAAAGCCTGAAATGGACCTCGGTACGGCCGGAAGCGTAAGGTTTGCAAAAGACAGCCTGAAAGAAGACACGTTCCTTGTTATTTCCGGTGACCTTCTCACTGATTTTGACCTTGGCAAAGCGGTCGAATTCCACAATAAGAAAAAAGCTCTAGCCACAATGGTACTGACCCGCGTTGCCAACCCGCTCCAGTACGGGGTCGTAATAACAGAAGAGGACGGCAAGATCGAGCGGTTTTTGGAAAAACCTTCCTGGGGCGAGGTTTTTTCCGACACCATCAACACAGGTATCTATGTGCTTGACCAGAAAGTATTTGATTTCATTCCAAAAGACCAGCCCTTTGATTTTTCAAAGGACCTTTTTCCGGCGTTACTAAAAGAAACAAAAAAACTCTACGGCTATATCGCGGAAGGGTACTGGAAAGATGTTGGGACCCTTGAAGAATACCGCTTGAGTCATTATGATATTCTTGACGGCAAAATAAAAGTTGCTTTGGGCGGGCATGCCAAAAAAATAGGAGACAAGGAGATAGTGGTCGGAGAAGGGACCGCAATCGATGAGGACGTGGATTTTGACGGCCAGGTGATAATAGGCAACAACTGCACTATTGAAAAAGGCGCAAAGATAAACCGTTCTGTTATAGGTTCCGGTGTTACGATTCATGCAGGTGCCCAGATCATAGGTTCTGTAGTCTGGGATGGTGTCGAGCTTGGAAGGGATTCAAAGCTTAGGGAAGCTGTTATAGGCAATAAAACAAAAATAGGGGATAAAGCCGCGGTCCAGATAGGAACGGTGATATCGGATGAATGTGTGATAGGCCCCGGGGCGCTTGTAAGGCAGAACATAAAGATATGGCCGCATAAGACGATAGAGGAAGAGTCCATAGTCTCAACAAGCCTTGTGTGGGGAGAAAAATGGAACAGGACGCTTTTTAGCGCTTACGGCATTACCGGCCTCGGGAATATAGAAATTACACCTGAATTTGCCACTAAGGTAGGAGCCGCCTACGGTGCATACCTTGGAAAAGGAGCTTATGTTGTAACTTCCCGCGATGCGCATCCTGCGTCAAGGATGATAAAAAGAACGATGATATCCGGGCTTTTATCTGCAGGGGTGAGGGTAGGAGACCTGCGTACAACTCCGATACCTGTTATCCGGTATGAGATGGGCAAAGAAGGCGAAGCCGGAGGTATACATGTAAGGCAATCCCCGTTTGATCCAAGGCTGATAGATATAAAGTTTTTTGATTCCGGCGGCGGGGATATCTCGATAAAGCAGGAAAAAGCGATAGAACAGCTTTTTTTAAGGGAAGATTTTAAAAGGGCGCTCCTTGACGAAGTAGGCGAGATCACGGTCTCACCCAGGGCTCTGGAATATTATAAATCAGGGTTTTTGAAAGCCGTCGATAAAGAAATGATACGCTCGGCTGATTTTAAGGTCGTTATAGATTACGCCTATTCAAGCGCCTCGATGATATTCCCGACTATATTGGGAGACCTGGGGCTTGAAGTCGTGGCTTTGAACGCACATCTTAACCCCCGTAAAATTACAAAAAGCGTGGAAGACTTTAAGCATTCGCTTGAACAGCTTTCAACTATCACGACTACTTTAAAGGCGGATATCGGGTTTTTGATAGATACCGGAGCAGAAAAAGTATTTATCGTTGATGAAAAAGGCAAGGTGCTTCCTGACGATTTGTCTCTGGTGGCGGTCAGTGAACTTGTGATGCGGACTTACAAAAGAGGCAACCTGGCTGTGCCGGTGCATGTGTCAGGTGTTGTAGATCAGCTGGCATACCATCATAAGGTCAAGGTCCTGCGCACAGGCACGAGCCCCAGGCAGATAGTAGAGGGAGCAAAGGAAAAAAGCCTGGTTTTGGTGGGAGATTGTTCTGGAGGGTTCATTTTCCCTGAGTTTGAACCTGCGTTTGACGCCATGTATACGATAGGCAAAATATTGGAAATGCTTGCAAAAGCAAAAACTTCTATAAGTAAACTGGTAAATGAAATACCGCCTTTTAAAGTGCATCATAAAAAACTTTCCTGCCCCTGGGACAAAAAGGGCCAGACCATGCGTTATGCCATCGAAGAGACCAAAGGCAAAAAATCTGAGCTGATTGACGGTGTAAAGCTATTTTCTAACGGCGGCTGGGTCTTGCTCCTGCCTGATGCGGACGAAGCCTATTTTCATGTTTGGGCCGAATCAGGGGATGACGAGAAAGCAAAAGAGCTCCTGAGGGAATACTCTGAAAAAGTAAAGAAATGGCAAAAATAG
- a CDS encoding phosphoglucomutase/phosphomannomutase family protein codes for MIKFGTSGWRGIIADDFTFANVRLVTQSICEYIKSNKSKDNIRPAVIIGYDTRFLSENFAKASAQVLAGNGLKALLCKRDTPTPVLAFEIIRQGLSGGINFTASHNPYQYNGLKFSPSWGGPALPHTTKAIEEKCNTLTIDDIKETDPVLAKKQGLYKEIDPKALYLKRLKELVDFKAIKRANLKVLTDVLYGTGIGYLDEALDEAGVKQKVFHNKRDVLFGGGAPEPNVKNLEYLFDVMKKESCHLGLATDGDGDRFGILDSNGSFINPNQAISLLLYHLVRSRKWKGVVARSVMTTHLIDKIAGYFGLEVKETPVGFKYIGEVMVNNPEDFIIGGEESGGLTIRSHIPEKDGILACLLASEMVSMSKKPLKKTMDEIFKLVGSTYSDRVNFHLSFEEIENFKMRLTKKLPDKISGIKVKCVVTLDGYKFILEDGSWLGMRFSGTEPVVRLYIEADSIAKLKKLTAGGKKFIRPEIGNANCKISISK; via the coding sequence ATGATTAAATTTGGTACAAGCGGCTGGAGGGGGATAATTGCCGACGATTTTACGTTTGCTAACGTGCGCCTCGTTACCCAATCGATCTGTGAGTACATAAAATCCAATAAAAGCAAAGATAATATCAGGCCTGCGGTCATAATAGGCTATGACACCAGGTTTTTATCCGAAAACTTCGCGAAAGCTTCAGCGCAGGTGTTAGCCGGAAACGGCCTAAAGGCGCTTCTTTGTAAACGGGACACACCTACTCCGGTGCTGGCTTTTGAAATAATACGGCAAGGGCTTTCCGGCGGGATAAACTTTACCGCAAGCCATAACCCGTACCAGTATAACGGTTTAAAGTTCTCTCCTTCCTGGGGAGGGCCTGCGCTGCCTCATACAACAAAAGCCATAGAAGAAAAATGCAACACTTTGACAATTGACGATATCAAAGAAACCGATCCGGTCCTTGCAAAAAAGCAGGGCTTATATAAAGAGATTGACCCAAAGGCGCTGTATTTAAAGCGGTTAAAAGAATTGGTGGATTTTAAGGCGATAAAGCGCGCAAACCTTAAGGTCTTGACGGATGTCCTTTACGGTACGGGTATTGGTTATCTCGATGAGGCTCTTGACGAGGCCGGCGTAAAGCAAAAAGTTTTTCATAACAAGAGGGACGTCCTCTTTGGAGGGGGTGCTCCTGAACCGAACGTTAAGAACCTTGAATATCTCTTTGATGTTATGAAAAAGGAATCGTGCCATCTGGGGCTTGCCACTGACGGCGATGGAGACCGTTTCGGTATACTTGATTCAAACGGAAGCTTCATTAACCCGAATCAGGCCATCTCTCTTCTTTTGTACCATCTGGTACGGAGCAGGAAATGGAAGGGTGTTGTTGCAAGAAGCGTTATGACAACCCACTTGATAGATAAGATCGCAGGTTATTTCGGTTTGGAAGTCAAAGAGACCCCAGTAGGTTTTAAATATATAGGCGAGGTGATGGTAAATAACCCTGAAGATTTTATAATCGGCGGAGAAGAGTCCGGCGGGCTTACTATAAGGTCGCATATCCCTGAAAAAGACGGTATACTTGCATGCCTGCTAGCCAGTGAAATGGTAAGCATGAGTAAAAAGCCTTTAAAGAAGACTATGGATGAGATATTTAAACTTGTAGGAAGCACTTATTCTGACAGGGTCAATTTCCATTTATCTTTTGAAGAGATAGAAAATTTTAAAATGCGTTTGACTAAAAAATTACCGGATAAAATATCAGGGATAAAGGTTAAATGCGTCGTCACTCTGGACGGTTATAAATTTATACTTGAAGACGGTTCCTGGCTGGGAATGCGTTTTTCAGGGACCGAACCGGTAGTCAGGCTTTATATAGAAGCAGATTCGATTGCTAAACTAAAAAAATTGACAGCCGGCGGGAAGAAATTTATCAGGCCGGAAATTGGAAATGCAAATTGCAAAATTAGCATTTCAAAATGA